The following is a genomic window from Sebastes fasciatus isolate fSebFas1 chromosome 15, fSebFas1.pri, whole genome shotgun sequence.
aGAGCCTGTTGTCAAAATATATGTAAGAGATTTGAGGAGACTGTTAGCATGTAATATTTAGTAAGATAGCATGTTATTGTTAGAAATTTTCATGGCAACATCTAGCATGTAGGCAGTTAGTAGGTTTATAGTGACTTGTAACATGTCAGTATAtcatgctaatgttagcatctATGCATCTAATTTAAAATACAGCTGGCTGGGGCAGAAtatgtcatttgtttttatgGTTAAAATGGagtataatttgactttttttgatacTAGTGCTGCTACAGTACAGAACATACTGTTTTTTGATGCCTTACTTTAAGATATATAAGGATGTTTATCTACAAAACCCCTGTTTCATTTAACAGAAGAAGccaaatgttaaatgttgtcaAAATGCAAGCAGCTGTACAATAACGTAGCATTAAAAATGGTCTAAAATTGGCAAAATGTTGATTTGAATCAAGAACTATTTAATCAAAGAAGAAGTAAACAACAATATCAACGTGACCAGACATTTGAGACCAGCTTTCGTTACTCTGTGTAACAGAAATATTTTGGTAAGCACCAACAGAGTATTAAGTTTCGATACCCAGGCCTATTAATGGACTAAAGAGCCTGCTCAAATCAAAGATTAATGCTATGCTCAGAAAGTGTAAATTTTACATGAACTATGTTAACATGAGCTTGACCTCGACCGCTGACCTGAAAGTGATTCCCCTCTTTGTAAACAAGAAAGACGAGGTGACGGTGAAAGTGCATCTGTCTCAGACTGATTATCCAAAAGTGACGCAAGTGACCGGGATGTTTTACACCGAgcggacacacacactgcaccgtCTCTGACCTCATTGGCTACGGCACTCACGCACTGTGGTGCCAGAGTCCACACAGATTTATTTTGGTGTAAAGTCCTTCTTTTGCCTAATGTAAATTTAATCAGTGaggagtgtgtttgtttttctagaTGGCTTGCAACATGTGGAGGAAATCAAGTTCAAGAAGTGTATCTACATTGAGGACACGTGCCTGGAGAAGCTGAGCTCAATAGAGAACCTGCAGGAGAGTATGCACAGGCTGGAGGTGGTGTCGTGTGGAAATGTGACCGACAAGGGCTTAATCGCCCTGCACCAACTCAGGTGAGTGTTTACCATCTAAAAAGAGGTGAATATGTTTCTTTGTAGAGAAATATGATGTTTAAATGACACTGATTTGTTTcctaattttaattaattccaCACAGGAATCTGGAGTATCTGTTTCTCAGTGATCTTCCCGGGATTAAAGACAAACAAACGACAGTTGACAGACTACAGACGGCACTCCCACGTCTGGATATATCACTGGACCTGGACTGAAACCTGTTATAACTGCTTGTTAAATATGGGCACCTTTTTAAaggttttcaaagtaaaagaccCGAGGGCTGAAGGGCTTGTATCGTCCAACATGTGTGTGTTACCATGTGAATCATTAAGCCGTGTGGAGAACAGCAGCATTGGAAAATATTCAGGTGGATGTGTCACCTTTCAGCTCCAATTATAGTCaagctttaaaggaacagtgtgcaacctcaccactagatgtcgctgtatcatacacactgcacctttaaagagtCCAGCAAAGAGAGAAGTTAAAGCACTTTATATTGTTGACAGCAAGTTTTTCTTGATAGATTGAACTGTtctatagtttattatattctCAACATTCAATGTATTAATGTTTACTCCATATGTGggtacaaagaaaaaaacaatttgtgaAAATTCAAAAGATTCAAGAGTCTTTTAAATCATCTCTCTTTAGATTAATTTGGCATTTGTACAATATCTGAGGACAGACAGATGGCTGAACATCCTTAGCACCAAAATTCCAGAGATAATGAGTACAATGTGTGTATTGTTCCTGCTAAACGCTAGTAAATGTGGGTTAAAGGAATATTCACTCCTGACGTCAATAAATAGTTTCAGAAATGCTCACGAGTCAAAGTCTCCTACATTATAACTTACTGAAGACTACCAAAAAACATGTCACTCTTTTTAAAAGAGTCCATCGttgtataaaaaatacatttggcaAACCAGGAAAGGCAGTACGTCGTAGTTTTCCCTTCAGTCTACTCAGCGGCTACGAGCAGAGCAGCACATCGCTCCTTGTCTTTTACACGTATATACAAAATCAGCTTGAAACGTCGGCAACATACATAAACCAACACGTGTTGAGGCCACATGTTGGGGAATAGTGCATAGACTGACATCAGTATCAAGCCACACCCGACACGTGATaaacaaaaactttaaaaagtgGTTGAACCCTCTCTTTAAAAACCAAGGTGCTACCAGAATCTGCAGGTTTCAGGAGATGCTGCCGGTTGATGAGGTTTAATTCAGCTCAGATGTTCGGGAGGTGATAGTTGAACTTGCGCAGGTTGTTGTAGTACTTCTTATTGTCCAACGCTGGGAAGATGCTGCTGCCGGTCAGCTGTGGCAAATACTGCATGgaggaagaaataaataaagtttcagGGATGATTTTTGAGAGAATACAATTATATGATATTTAGTGTTTAGAGAGGGTTCCTTCTGGTTAGAAATATATCTTAATTAAAAGATGTATTGAAGACTTTCCGAAGAGTTTCTGCAATTTGATGCATTTTTAGTACATTATTTAAAAGACAGATGTTGGATAGTTGACTGGAAGATATGCAGTATTTACAGTAAACTGCATTAGGCCTAAATATGGCAGCATATTGGTGTTTTATGTGAAGTCATTACTCTTCGTGCATAAGGCTACTGACCCCGGGAGGGAGGTGTTTGCGAGGTAACCGTGTCCTCTTGTTGCTGGAGCGATCCTGCTCTCTCGAGGTGCTCTCGCTCTTTTCTCGCAGGCTGTCGAAGTACGGATGTTGGAGGAGCTGCTCGCAGGTTGGCCGCTCGGACGGGTCCATCCTCAGACAACCCTAAAACAGCAAAACCATCAACAGGAGACAGTTGAGGTCAGGGCCAGACAGCTTGTTGTCCACATGAGATTTAGTTTCTCTTTGACCAGCAGCTGCCATTAAaattttgtgaaaataaactagCTGGTTATGGTCAGAATTATGCAAGTAAGTAAACATGATGGAGTATTTTACTCTGGTTATTTGGGAACCCTTTGCACATAGTTCCTGATTTGTTGTCACACGAACAAATGAAAGTTATTCTTTTTCTGACATGCATATATCTTCaaacaataaaagaaatgtaGTAAAACGAGCACATTTCACTGGATTAAAATTGAGtgcattaaaggaatacttcacccccaaaatgatcatttgtatataaatctcaccccgtgttaccttgaattcttaaGAAAAACTTAgtttttcttgcatgcctccacggtgaacagaGAAACCAAAAACGGAGAAATGTCTTGATGAACTGAAGTAAATTGGGGCcacgtttaacaacagcaaaactacatCAAAACAAAATGAGACCTGGATtttactgcacgagttgtgagagtttctgtttttggattcttcgttcaccgtggaggcatgcaagaaaaaaattaattcttcaataattcaaggtaacactgggtgagtaattgatatagagatgatcattttgggggtgaagtattcctttacaGCAGgctgaaaaacatgaaaactgaTTATGACTGTTACCTTCATGAGACTCCGAGCCTGATGTGAGAGATTTGGATATTTCTGCTCCAAAGCTTCCTACAGAAAGAAGAAATGACAAACATTTAGTGTGTTTTGtgattttgaattatttttgcTGGCAAAGCTCACTGAATACCAAATATACACAGAACCACCTGAATACAGTTAATATAGATCAAAATCACTTGTGTGATGTGGGCAGATGCAGCACATTTGTGTGTCTCACCATCTCTTGAGGCTCTGGGATGGAAACTCCACAGAAGAACTGGTTGTTGCTGAAGACCTGCTGGTGTCGAGGGATCAGATCTCCTGCAGAGGACAAGAAACATGATCATAACATGTCTCAAATTACTTCTGTGAATATATTCAAGATCGGTTTTATTATTTGTCCAAAAGTTTATATTCATTTCCAACTTCCACCATAAACTTCGCAAGAATAGTAGAAAGATGTTTTTCTtgctttatcatgttttattctCAAAAATGTGACAACTAATATCCCGAAAATTGGCATATCTAATGTATCTGTCAAAATTTGTCAGGTGATGCAACATTGCATGCGGAGTGcattgtgtatatacagtaaatcatTATAAAGCCCTGTTCCCTGTTTGTTTCAGAACATGAATTTGCTTTAATCTGTACCAAAGTGTTGTGTAAGTTGTCTGATAACTTTATATCATCATTTCATCACAATATGATTGTGATGAAAGACAATAAACGTCAATGTTAATCATCCTCAGCCACAAACATcccttttatgtattattattgttagttTGTATCGGCAGGTTTCCCCTCAGCAGAACAgcagcagactgactgattgattacCGAGAGTCTTTCTGATCAGGTACAGCTGGTCCATGTCAGACTTCCCGGGCCACAGAGGGATCCCTGACAGCAGCTCGGAAAACACACAACCGATCGCCCAGACGTCCACCGGAGGGCCGTACTGAGTGTCTCCCACCAGTAGCTCGGGGGCCCGGTACCAACGGGTCGCCACGTAATCAGTGTAGTAGTCACATGGTCCAGCTGGAGGcaccaaacacagaaacacacgaCATAAGGTACTGAATGAGATGTGAAGTAACGACCTGGCCAACTATTTATACAAATCACACAAATCACTCACTCTATCAGTATTTGTTCAGTCATATTTAATTGTCCCTTGATATATTCTAAATCAACGGCTCTCAAACCTTTTTGTCTTAAAGCAAAACAACCGCAAACTTCCTTctatcataaataataataataataataataatcagaaatactttatttatccccgggGGTAAATTAGGTTATGTTACAGTTGCTTCCATtgtagaatataaatatatataaacattgagAAATTAAGagaaataagtatgtaaaaatatgtgatttatactacagtataactacaataaatatggaaaaatagaaataacaaatatgaaaatgtgtataatacaatatataacaacagtgtaaatatgaataataatgctgaaaaatggTATCTATGATTAAGtgtgtaaaaatgcaagaatagtataaataaataagaatattagtttaaatgtactgtataaataaatgcagtattaattgaattattgcttctctgataaacacaagatttaaagtggtggaaaaactcagttttacagatctgttgattaaatcaactaatcgataagtCAACAAATCATATAGCGTGTTTGTTGACTGGGAATTtttttggttgaggacagccctaatctgcATACAGTCAACAAAATGTGTGGCATTTCTAATCAAAGAAGAAACTATTTCTGATTTTGTGGCTGGAAAAAgtatacatttttcaaaaaaaaaagaagtaaaacacTGATTAAGTGCTGCTTCAGTATCAATACATACAAACTTCCTCTCAGTAATACCTTTGCAGCTGCTCACCTGAAACACACAGCATGTAATGACTGAAGCCTTAAAATACTACAAAGCCAGCACTACTGAATGCAACATCTAAGTGTCCACCAGGTGGCACTGTTTATAACTGTAGCTGTTGataaagtctttaaaaaaaaactcactgaGAATCCTGGCAAAGCCAAAGTCACAGAGTTTGATGACTTGATGTTTGGTGATGAGGATATTTTCCGGTTTGACGTCTCGGTGAATGCACTGCAGGAAAAGGAAACAAATTAAATCACTATATTGAAAGCTGAATAACACGTAGTTGTGAGATGCGGAGAATAAAAGGGTTCTGTGTGAGAAACAGTAAAAGACGACAGAGACAGTGGTGTTAAACGGGGGCTCTTGTTGTGCGTAGGTGATACATTAACTGCTGCTCAGCCAAGGGGAAGGAATTCTTGTTAAGAAAAAAGAGCCATAAAGCAGAAGGCTGGGTGGGAGGAGACCGGAGGAATTCAACAACAAGCTGCTCTGACAACTCAAACAGACAGTATACTAGAGACAGGTACGAGTGggaataataaaaagaaagataGAGTACGAGTCGAGTTACTCACATTTTGTTTGTGACAGAAGTTGACAGCTTGAAGTGTCTGCCAGGTTATACTTTTTACAAGGTGCTCTGGAACTCTGAAAGACAAGAAGGAAACCAACATGTCAGGCTGATTAGCCGATTAATCAGTTAACTGATCACTAGGAAATAATCCAAGTCAAATTTGAGCTTAGAGATAGTAGCTTGACAAAAAGATCCATCAAATGGAACTTTTCCAGCTAACAACTGATTATTCTCCTCGACAACTGAGCAGGTGCCATCTGTTGATGAGGGCTATACATGTTTGtctgaaagctccagaaaatgTCCAGTCCATTAACACAACTTACTAGAATGAaggtactgatatcatatgaaactagaaaacctaataaatccatggtatcaaccatgtcatactagcttgtcgggaaggaagctaaataacgctccaaacttacgctaaattttggcgaagaaagactgtcatggccatttccaaaggggtcccttgacctctgacctccagatatgtgaatgaaaatgggttctctgggtacccacgagtctcccc
Proteins encoded in this region:
- the cdkl1 gene encoding cyclin-dependent kinase-like 1; translated protein: MEKYEKIAKIGEGSYGVVFKCRNKDTGQIVAIKKFVESEDDPIIKKIALREIRMLKQLKHANLVNLIEVFRRKRKLHLVFEYCDHTVLNELDRHPRGVPEHLVKSITWQTLQAVNFCHKQNCIHRDVKPENILITKHQVIKLCDFGFARILTGPCDYYTDYVATRWYRAPELLVGDTQYGPPVDVWAIGCVFSELLSGIPLWPGKSDMDQLYLIRKTLGDLIPRHQQVFSNNQFFCGVSIPEPQEMEALEQKYPNLSHQARSLMKGCLRMDPSERPTCEQLLQHPYFDSLREKSESTSREQDRSSNKRTRLPRKHLPPGYLPQLTGSSIFPALDNKKYYNNLRKFNYHLPNI